The genome window TGAAAAGGATTTCATCAGTTCCTGTAGCCGTTAATTAGGATTAAGTTGAAACGAAGGTCCGTCATATAGATATTTTGTCGTATAAGTCTCCCAAATCCTTAGGTATTAAGTGAGCTTTcctgtttccattttattttatttttcattcggtCCAGATAAATGAATTAGGAAGCAATTAATAATTTCCAGTCAGCATTAACTTAGgcattattgaaagagaaacccacaagattgctgcatataacttgtttacttgtaaatatttacttattacttgaatctcgagtacctTTAGGTCCTATTATtatcaagcaaacaaataaagagCCATTCAAATGGTCACAATTGTATGAAACTATGAGAAGAAACTGCATGTTCACTAATTACAACCCTGACGAAAATGGTACAACGAGTATCATCTCCCGGAGAGTCAAACCAGTATCTAAAAACATCAAACATCAACCTTCAAAACTATTCCCCCATCAGGTAGACTAACCGCTTAGAAAAAAAGGGGTCGTCCCCTTTCACTTGCCCTCAGGAGGACTCTGGTCCTCCTCCGTTTATAGGAACGACTTGGCTCAAACTGAGTTGCAGTTTCATCTTCCATTCACAACCGGCTTAACgcaaattcacttaaaaaaaaactcataacatCGCTCTTCCATGCAAACATCTGGCCAAGGATATCAGGCCAAGTTACACCAGCCTTTTGTcatctgtttacatatatatgtaaatacatacatacacatatgtatatatactgtatatgtgtatatatatatatatatatatatatatatatgtatgtatgtatgtacagtatgtgctgCAAAGTACAATATCTGGCTGTTATATCAAAGAGATTAGAAAACTGAcaccaaataaaattattaactgaCAAAATTTGCAAAGAAATACAAATCTCGTTGACTAcagttttctctttcaaaattttgatttgataatagtaaaagatattttttcctaCAGAACAACTGTTTATGGTCATTAACACAGATTCGGATCCACATTCAAACCTAAAAAGTTATTCTTGCCAGCAAGGTCAGATGTCAACTGAACTGTTTGCATAAACAACGTAGCCGATAAGTGGTTATGTGTTAGTGAGAAATTATTGATGCACAAAATTTTCTGTCAAAAATGTTAATCGTATATAGCCTCCTTAATGAAGTTACTAGTAAAATCACTATCAATCCATCTGTTAGAGAATAAGTAAGGTTCTACAGGGATTGTGAATCCCAAGTTTTCTAGGTGGGTCCTGTTTTTTAGGCAACTTGTTGACGGAGGTAGGTTATTAACAACTACCCACAACACACTTCAAAGATTATATGAGGATTCAGTCGCCAGAGATCGCGGAATTCGTGGACGGACATTCATTAGAGGTCAAAAAATCTAGAAAGGTTGTCATTAAAGGTCATGGGATCTATGGAAGCAAACTCATTTAAGGACAGAGACTCTAAGGAATCTCAGTCATTAAGAATCAAGTAATCCATGGAGGCTCAGTCATAGGATGTCACAGAATCCATACAAGCTCATTCATTAGAGGTCACGGCATCCATGGAAGCTCATTCATTGGAGGTCAGGGAATCCATGGAGTCTCCGTCATTGGATGTAAGGAATCCAGTGAACTTATTCACCAAATATCACATAATTCATAAATACTTAATCACTGTGAGCCAAGGAATCCAATCTCCCTTCCTATAGTCTTCTTCCATGAGATTCTTGGTTGTTCAACTCTTGTGGTGCCCAGAgttatcttttacttttatttttcaataaatctcTGGTCTCGCCCGATATCAAAGGTTTTTGTGGTGTTACCCAatgttccagtattttttttccattgcagTAATATACATTCATGGTGTTAATTATATCTTCACTGATTGTATGTATCTCCTCAGGTATGATTTCTCAGAATATTGATCTATTTCGACATTTTGTCACAAAAGCCTCTACATCTTCAAGAAGTTTTATTCATGGTTCTTGATCTGTTTCTAATGGTTCTGTGATCTATTTGGTTTCTGTGATTAACATCAACAGCTGTGCAACTGTATTTAAGGATTCCCGAGTGCTGGAAGAGTAGCCACAATTACCAATTGATTGGCAGCAAAAGTAACGTAGATGAGGTTATGATGAAAAGGGgatagagatggcttggacaCATCATTCGTGCAACTCCTGGGGAGAAAAGTCCTGTCAGTTAGGCTCCTATGGCCACCAAAAGGGTTGGAAGACCAAGacctaaatgtatatataagaactatgagaagggaggttgGAGATAAAAAGAGATTTGTATAAGTGAAAACACGAGAAGGTCAGGGAATCCAAAGATGTCCTTTACAGCGATGCTGATGATGAGGACTTGTTAACTTGGATACTAATACCAATCCAAGCACGCTCAGAACTGTGGCGTACTTCTGAATGTTGTCTATCATTCCGGCCGTTGACAATCGGGTTTTGATCAAGGTCATCTGCCCTGCATCAGTGACAGATCAAGGAATCAACTTGTGAACAATATCCATCATCACATTGCCTTTGATTGGTTTCTTGTGCTTTTCCTGAGCAAGGACACACTTTTCTATTGTAGATCTTGCCTTTTATCAACCTACAGAGCATGTCggagttaaaattttaatacTACTAACTTGGAAAGACGGACCTGGTCCATGAAGGTATTTAGGTAATATGCCTCAGTAGTCCCAGTTACACAAACATATGCActcacgtaaacacacacacatcatcatatatatatatatatatatatatatatatatatatatatatatatatatatatatatatatatatatatatatatatatatatatatatatatatatatatatatatatatatatatatatatatatatatatatatatatatatatatatatatatatatatatataatatatattctctgtatatactaaatatatgtatatgtacatatatatatatatatatatatatatatatatatatatatatatatatatatatatatatatatatatttaatatatatatatatatatatatatatttatatactgtatatatatatatatatatatatatatatatgtgtgtgtatgtgtacatatacatatatttagtatatCCACAGAGAACCCATTATTAAGGACTTCATTATCTTGAGAATAACTAAAAACCGAAAGGGAATCAGGTATGACAAGTGAGTATCACACTCGATAACAATCAAATGCTAAAGGAAATGAATCATTGCCACTGTAGTTCAGACTCAAAAATGCCACAGGTCCAAATATTCGTCACAGGAGGAGCATTTAATATATGCAATTTCCTTCAAGTGTGCGCTATTCCTAAGGCATAATTTGGTATAATGGCTTGGTTATActttaatgtttaaataattaacaagttatttgtaaattttgtgacACTAATATAAACATAGTCACACAGACAGACATTaatacaaacatgtatgtatgtgtatatataaatacattcatacatatataatatatatatatatacacatatatatgtatgtatatgtatatatatgcgtgtgtgtgtgtgtgtgtgtgtgtgtgtgtaaaaatatgcTCATACTGCTCAAGAGAGAGATGAGCAGACGCAATTCGAacagttaaaatgaaaatcttcttTTGAGTGTGTTGAAAAACAATCCAGTCCTGACGTAAATCTAGAATATAATTCACTGCGTAACAGAAGTTCATAACTCGATAATGAAAATAGTTGTAACttagtgagtaaaaaaaaaaagtttcagcaaCAAAGGCCAGAAGTTCTTCGGACGAgtatctggaaagagagagaaaaaagtccgtcaatccttatttttattttaatcttttttgcaCCAGTTATCCTTCTCTCTTCGAGTTCCTCTAAAGGCACATCGCTTATTGCTCATTacgaaatatatttgatatacagCAAATCCTAATGACATGACTCTACAGTTTCATGACCGAAAGGGGGCACAATTTCATAAACACTATTGTTTCGACCTCTAGACTGACAGGACAGGGAAAAACATGACTTATTGAATTATAATTGTtgggaaaactaaaataaatatagggaagggaaaacataattttgatttgattttcacgcctacaataaaaaaattgcaagaaagaaagaaaaatattttgaagtggCAGTGCGTCCAGGGTTATAGCTCACCTTTCGTGTATATAAGGAGACTTCCACAGCAGGAAGCTACATTGCCTCGGCTGACTTCGAAATGGTAAGACTTATTCCAGCTTCTCAGAAAGAATATGTCAGGTCTGACGATTTGTTCATAGATATCTATTGTTGCGTCtgtttataatcataattttctaataataaatcatatattatattcataacatattttttatttgtttatatatttatattcatatacttactgtaaaagctttaaaaatatatataaatattataaatatatatataaatgatatataaaaatatataaccaatacatgtgtgtaagtgtgtgtacatatttatatatatatatatatatatatatatatatatatatatatatatatatatatatatatataatatatacacacatatacatacatatatacatatatatatatatatatatatatatatatatatatatatgtgtgtgtatgtatatgtgtgtgtgtgtgtgtgtgtgtgtgtgtgtgtgtgtgtgtgagagagagagagttattctttaatttttaggCATACattaagaatgatattattagtctggttcaatttttttttttttttttttttttttttgcatccgaTATTCCTTTTGCCTTTAAAATGCAGTCTGTTCTACGAGTAGAAAAATCTCCAATAGGTTATGTGATGTACGGTGAGCACAGGCCTCAGAAAAGTAACTGAAATGTGACCGGATTTTATAAGTACAGACCGATACGAAGAACTATGGGGTAACTTTTGGGATGAATTTTAACTGTACGCGTCCTCTGATTTAGCTACCAAATTTCATCTGAGTAATTAAAGGAACTATGGTCACTTTTTGCTAATAATGTTCAGTGTATTTTTCATTGCTTAAGAAGGCTTGAGGGTTGCTTTTCAAATAGTGCATTGAGGAAGAGAAATGAAGTCTTTGGTTCCCTCTTACCATAGGTCTCTTTAACACTGGTCCATGATATTCAAGTGTATCgctactgtataaataaaaatccaaaaaatatataactatgaataagaaaaaagcaTTCACAATAAGACTCTCAACATAATGTTAATTtggatcaaaatataaacaaaataacaagttAAACTTATCGACATAAATAATATCTACTTTTATTCCAGGCTTCTTTCAAGATTGTTCTGGCTATTGCCCTTCTTGCCACCTGCGCCTTGGGTGGTCACCTCTATGGAGGTCATGGCGGCATTGGAGGCATTGGAGGCATTGGAGGAGTTGGAGGCATTGGAGGCATTGGAGGTGTTGGAGGTCTTGGGGGCATTGGAGGTCTTGGCGGCATTGGAGGAATTGGAGGCGTTGGAGGCATTGGAGGAGGATTTGGACATGGCGGAGGGAAAAGTGTTTCAATCACTCCAGGTATTGGAGGACTAGTGAGTTCTTCCGTGAGCTTTGGAAAGCCTGGCCTTGGCCTTGGAATCGGTGGAGGCTCAGTCATTGGAGGACACGGAGGTTCCATCATTGGAGGATCTGGTCTCTATGGCAAATGGTAGATGTAAGAAATCTAAAGATACATTTGTCATAAGAAACGTTTTCGTCATTattatagttaaataaataacaaactacAGTCtcgaatttttctttaattcaagaAACTGGGGATATCCATGTGAGGAAAATTATTACTTCCCTTCCCCGTGATAGAGGGGCAGTAGTTAATTTCCTTATTGACAAATAGGAGGAAATATAGATGTCAGTAAAAAgggttaaatgaaaataatgtcatCAGTTCCTGTAGCCGTTAATTAGGATTAAGCTGAAACGAAGGTCCATCATACAGATATTTTGTCGTATAGGTTTCCCAAATCCTTCAGTATTAAGTGAGCTTTCctgtttaaataatattttatttttcattcagtccAGATAAAGGAATTAGTTAGGAAGCAATTAATAATTTCCAATCAGCATTAACTTAAgcattattgaaagagaaacccacaagattcctgtgtataacttgtttacttataaatatttacttattactgGAATCTCGATTTCTTTCAGGTCCTATTATtatcaagcaaacaaataaagagCCATTCAAATGATCACATTTGTATGAAACTATGAGAAAAAACTTCATGTTCACTAATTACAAACCTGACGAAAATGGTACAACGAGTATCATCTCCCGGAAAGTCAAACCAATATCTGAAAACATCAAACATCAGCCTTCAAAACTATTCCCACATCAGGTAGACTAACcgcttaaaaaaaaggggggtcatCCCCTTTCACTTGCCCTCAAGAGGACTCTACTCCTCCTCCGTTTATAGGAACGACTTGGCTCAAACTGAGTTGCAGTTTCATCTTCCATTCACAACCGGCTTAACCctaattcacttaaaaaaaaactcataacatCGCTCTTCCATGCAGACATCTGGCCAAGGATATCAGGCCAAGTTACACCAGCCTTTTGCCATCTGTTTAGGAGTTGTGCATCAGCAGTAAAATATCCTCTATCgataatcacatatatatgtaaatacatacatacgaggTATGTTctataagtaatgagaaaatgtcaggagagacattatttattttcataagcttacacaactttgtctccttcaaaataattgcctctcactgctacacacttctgcatgcatctctcccaatcctggaagatctcctcaaagtcctttttcagtagtcccttcaggtaactttccgatgcctctttcagctcctctgttgactggagtctggttcccctgaggctgtctttcatgcgtgggaacaggaagaagtcgcaaggggctaggtcaggggtgtagggtgggtgttgtaccactttcattcccctgtcggccatccaggtggtcaccagcgttgacttgtggcatggggcattgtcctggtggaaccaccactgaccactcctccactcttcttcggtcagaactgtctctaatgtgccaatattaatattaacagcttcagatagcatcctcacagatattcgacggtcttCCATCACTAActtttgcacttcctcaatgttttcctccttgtgtgcacttttcggtgctccagatctgggttcatcctcaacctgttcatttccgtcagaaaatctgttaaaccaccgatagaaacttgcttggctcatctgttcctccccataggcctcctttaacattccataagcttcttgtttggttttcttaagtttaacaaaaTTTGATAGCataacgttgctccatgtttccctgcaagTGTccacagatcggcaaaccggatcagactggttccaccacattcaccgctgcactcaggcctacaaatatagaaagttgttagtttgtcattttatagaatatatgtatgtgtacttcaccaagaagttgtattttgatcaaataatatttagtgtctcgcctgacattttctcattacttattgaacatacctcgtacatacatacatacatacacacacacgcgcacacacacacaaacacacacacacacacacacacacacacacacacacatatatatatatatatatatatatatatatatatatatatatatatatatatatatataattatatatgtaaatatatgtgtgtgtatgtatgtatgtgcggcAAAGTACAATATCTGGCTGTTATATCAAAGAGATTAGAAAACTGacaccaaatgaaatgataagCTAAGAAAATTTGCAAAGAAACAGAAATGTCATTGACTACAGTTTTCTGttccaaaattttgatttgataaTAGTAAGAGCTACTTTTTCCTACAGAACAACTGTTTATGGACATTAAATCGAGATTCGGATCCACATTCAAATCTAAAAATTTATTCTTACCAGCATTGTCAAATGTCAATTGAGATGTTTGCATAAACAATGTACCCGATAAGGTACACAAAATTTTCTATCAAAAATGTTAATCGTATATAACCTCCCTAATGAAGCTACTAGTAAAATCAGTATCAATCCATCTGTTAGAGAATAAGTAGGGTGCTGCAGGACTTGTGAATCCCAAGTCTTCTAGGTGGTCCTATTTTTTAGGCAACTTGTTGACGGAGGTAGATTATTCACAACCAACCACACCAGAATTCAAAGATTAAATGAAGATTCGGTCACCAGAGATCGCGGAATTCGTGGAAGGTCATTCATTAGAGTTCAGAAAATCTATGGCAGCAAAGTCATTTAAGGATAGAGACTAAAGAATCTCAGTCATTAAGAATCAAGTAATGCTTGGGGGCTCAGTCATAGGATGTCAGAGAATCCCTACAAGCTCATTCATTGGAGGCCACGGCATCCATGGAAGCTCATTCACTGGAGGTCAGGGAATCCATGGAGTCTCCGTCATTGGATGTCAGGAATAGAGTGAAACTTGTTAAACATCACAGAATTCAAGAACACTCAATCACTGTAAACCAAGGGATCCAATCTCCCTTCCTATAGTCTTCATCCATGGGGATCTTGGTCGTTCAACTCTTGTGGTGCCACagttatcttttacttttttttttatgaatctctgGTCTTGCCCgacatcaaaattttttttggcGTTACccaatattacagtatttttttttttttattgcagtaatatacatttatatatattcatggcgTTAATAACATCTTCACTGATTGTATGTATCTCCTCAGATATGATTTCTCAAAATATTGATCTATTTCGACATTCTGTCACAAAAGCCTCTACATCTTCAAGAGGTTTTATTCATGGTTCTTGATCTACATCTAATGGTTTTGTGATCTATTTGGTTTCTGTGATTAACATCAACAGCTGTCCAACTGTATTTAAGGATTCCCGAGTGTTGGAAGAGTAGCCACAATTACCAGTTGACTGGTAGCAACTCCTGGCAAGAAAAGTGTTGTCAGTTAGGGTTGGAGGACCAAGACctacctgtatatataagaactatgagaagggaggttgGAGATAAAAAGAGATTTGTATAAGTGAAAACACGGGAAGGGCAGGGATTTCAAAGTTGTCCTTTACAGCGATGCTGGTGATGAGGACTTGTTAACTCGGATACTAATAAAAACCCTAACACGCTCAGAACTGTGGCGTACTTCTGAATGTTGTCTATCATTCCGGCCGCTGCCAGTTGGTTTTTGACCAAGGTCATCTACCCTGCATCAGCGACAGATCATGGAATCAACTTGTGAACAATATTCATCATCACACTGCCTTTGATTggtttcttttgcttttcctgaGCAAGAACACTGT of Macrobrachium rosenbergii isolate ZJJX-2024 chromosome 59, ASM4041242v1, whole genome shotgun sequence contains these proteins:
- the LOC136837704 gene encoding PE-PGRS family protein PE_PGRS47-like; amino-acid sequence: MASFKIVLAIALLATCALGGHLYGGHGGIGGIGGIGGVGGIGGIGGVGGLGGIGGLGGIGGIGGVGGIGGGFGHGGGKSVSITPGIGGLVSSSVSFGKPGLGLGIGGGSVIGGHGGSIIGGSGLYGKW